The genomic window GTGCCCACCGGCGTCGTGTCCCAAGTGGCCGGGAGGGTCGATGCAGGCGGAGCTCCGGATTTCTTGGGTTTCCTGTAGCCCGTGCTGGTGAGGACAAAGGCTGGGCGGGCTGTTGAGCGTGGCCCCGTGGAGGAGTCGCTGTCCAGGCCATCGGTCACTGTGTCCTCCTCGATGAGTGCCGTGAGCCagctgggggtggtggtggggatGCTCTtttgggctgctgctggtgtgccAGGTtctgagcctggcagcagcagatcGGGAGCAGGGGAATCAGTCTCATCCATGGGATCAGCTGTGGTTGGCACCATGGGTGCCCGGCTGgcctcagtgctgggagctgctggtggggcaGAGCTCGGGAGCAGATCAGGATCAGGGGGATCTGTCTCATCCATGGGATCGGCTGTGGTGGGCATCCGGAGCAGActggtggtggcactgggcactgctggtgccaCAGAGTCCTCCAGTAAGCCAGGTTTAGGGGAATCTGTCTCATCCATAGGCTCGGCTGTGGTGGGCATCCGGAGCAGActggtggtggcactgggcactgctggtgccaCAGAGTCCTCCAGTAAGCCAGGTTTAGGGGAATCTGTCTCATCCATAGGCTCGGCTGTGGTGGACACTGCAAGCACCTGGGGCAGGCTGGTGTTGGTGCCGGGcactggtgctgcagagctcaggagcagctcaggctcgGGGGAATCATCCATGGGATCGGCTGTGGttggcacctggagcaggctggCCTTGGTGCCGGGTGCTGGCACAGAGACACCATTGCTCTTGTCACTGCTGATCATCGCGGTGGCACCGGGCTCCTGCCCACTGTCATCCCTCTTCCCAcgggagaggggcaggggctTGGCCTCCCCCCAGACCCACTGCCcgccccagggcagccctggctccagcagctcagccccacacgCCCACAGGgggctcagcaccagcagcaccagcagggccCGGCCCAGCGCCATGGgacctgcaggggacagagaggaCAGGTGACATCGGGGGTCCCGCTCCCCGCGGGAGAATGCTGAACCCCAATGAGGGATCACACTCCACCCGAGgatcctccttttcccttcgGGTTTGGGGGATGGAGGAGGCACCCAGTatcctgccacagcccccacCTGCGGGAGCTCAGCCcggctctgctccaggagcaagTTTTGATGAGGAAGTTGAGTGTCTGGAAATGGGAAATCAGCCGTGATGGAGGCGGCTGCTGCGGGACGGGGCAGTTGCGGGATGAGTCTCCGTGTGGAAATGAAAGCACAGGGATGTCACCCTCATTCTGACAGACACCCCCTGCCAGGGTGCCCGTccccccctcccaccctccgggctggcacagggctccaGGGCTGAGGCCACCATGGGcctgtgtctctgtgctggagcaggagaggcaaATCCAGCCCAAactcaccccaaatccccctgtTCCATCACCAatcctcccccagctccctcggCAGCCCCGGTGGGTGGCGGCCACCGAGGTCCCCGAGGATCCGCACCCACCAGCATCCAGACACGGCTGAATGCTCCGAGC from Molothrus ater isolate BHLD 08-10-18 breed brown headed cowbird chromosome 18, BPBGC_Mater_1.1, whole genome shotgun sequence includes these protein-coding regions:
- the SELPLG gene encoding P-selectin glycoprotein ligand 1 — encoded protein: MALGRALLVLLVLSPLWACGAELLEPGLPWGGQWVWGEAKPLPLSRGKRDDSGQEPGATAMISSDKSNGVSVPAPGTKASLLQVPTTADPMDDSPEPELLLSSAAPVPGTNTSLPQVLAVSTTAEPMDETDSPKPGLLEDSVAPAVPSATTSLLRMPTTAEPMDETDSPKPGLLEDSVAPAVPSATTSLLRMPTTADPMDETDPPDPDLLPSSAPPAAPSTEASRAPMVPTTADPMDETDSPAPDLLLPGSEPGTPAAAQKSIPTTTPSWLTALIEEDTVTDGLDSDSSTGPRSTARPAFVLTSTGYRKPKKSGAPPASTLPATWDTTPVGTAVPWEPSGVMSKCLLAILLLGLVAATFLVSTGVLGTLLWRRARTGERRFSRTEMVCISSLLPDAEAAAGPRPVPARRHKLLLPDGSSEADGDNLTLSSFLPEHS